In the genome of Candidatus Reidiella endopervernicosa, one region contains:
- a CDS encoding SIMPL domain-containing protein (The SIMPL domain is named for its presence in mouse protein SIMPL (signalling molecule that associates with mouse pelle-like kinase). Bacterial member BP26, from Brucella, was shown to assemble into a channel-like structure, while YggE from E. coli has been associated with resistance to oxidative stress.) — protein sequence MKKGLLILLMLGLAAPLWANDDEDHYDRVTLSVERAMEVENELMQATLAIEIERSDPAELADEINRTMAAALQRAKMASGVTIESGPYRTYPVSKKSRLVAWRGSQSLMLESRDESLLATLVGELQQSLVVKSINFTLLDETRRGYEDQLITEALAAFSKRAELVQQSLGASGYRIVQINLNNQSNAPRPMAMRRSSMMAEAAPVAVEPGSSRITVHASGVIELQR from the coding sequence ATGAAAAAGGGCTTGCTGATACTGCTGATGCTGGGACTTGCCGCGCCACTGTGGGCCAATGACGACGAGGATCACTACGACCGGGTCACCCTCTCGGTAGAGCGGGCGATGGAGGTTGAGAATGAGTTGATGCAGGCGACGCTCGCGATAGAGATCGAACGTAGCGATCCTGCAGAGCTGGCCGATGAGATCAATCGCACCATGGCAGCAGCACTGCAGCGGGCGAAGATGGCTTCCGGTGTGACAATTGAGAGCGGCCCCTACCGTACCTATCCGGTGAGCAAAAAGTCTCGGCTGGTTGCCTGGCGTGGTAGTCAGAGCCTGATGCTGGAGTCTCGTGATGAGTCGCTGCTTGCGACACTGGTGGGTGAGCTGCAGCAGAGCCTGGTGGTGAAGTCGATCAACTTTACCCTGCTTGATGAGACGCGTCGCGGATATGAGGATCAGCTCATTACCGAGGCGCTGGCAGCATTCAGTAAGCGTGCCGAACTGGTGCAACAGTCGTTGGGTGCGAGCGGTTATCGCATTGTGCAGATCAATCTGAATAATCAATCGAATGCGCCACGACCGATGGCGATGCGACGTTCATCCATGATGGCCGAGGCGGCACCGGTGGCGGTGGAGCCGGGCAGCAGCCGAATCACGGTGCACGCCTCCGGGGTAATAGAGCTGCAGCGTTAA
- the pyrC gene encoding dihydroorotase, producing the protein MTEITITRPDDWHLHLRDDEAMQAVVAHTAERFGRAIVMPNLRPPVTTTEQALAYRDRILKALPEGSAFEPLMTLYLTDNTPPEEIEKAAADGAVKAVKLYPAGATTNSDSGLTDIHKAEATLQKMAEVGMPLLVHGEVTAKEVDIFDREARFLDEVLKPLIDRIPDLKVVAEHITTKEMAEFVLQASDNVAATITPQHLLYNRNAMLVGGIRPHFYCLPILKREIHREKLIEVATSGNPKFFLGTDSAPHAKGAKESACGCAGVYSAHAAIEFYAEAFDAAGALDKLEGFASHFGADFYGLPRNSDTITLKKESWEVPESYPFGDETIIPLRPRRRSAGKWPYESEESARNPAPFDRAIKHRFDYCRNIR; encoded by the coding sequence GTGACCGAGATAACCATCACCCGCCCCGACGACTGGCACCTCCACCTTCGAGACGACGAGGCGATGCAAGCCGTGGTCGCCCACACCGCCGAACGCTTCGGCCGCGCCATCGTGATGCCCAACCTGCGCCCCCCGGTTACCACCACCGAACAGGCACTCGCCTATCGCGACCGTATCCTCAAGGCGCTACCCGAAGGGTCGGCCTTCGAACCACTGATGACCCTCTACCTCACCGACAACACACCACCCGAGGAGATCGAGAAGGCAGCAGCAGACGGTGCAGTAAAGGCGGTCAAACTCTACCCTGCCGGTGCCACCACCAACTCCGACTCGGGCCTGACCGACATCCACAAGGCCGAGGCGACACTACAGAAGATGGCCGAGGTCGGTATGCCGCTGCTGGTCCACGGTGAGGTCACCGCCAAAGAAGTCGACATCTTCGACCGAGAAGCGCGCTTCCTCGATGAGGTACTGAAACCGCTGATCGACCGCATTCCCGATCTGAAGGTAGTTGCCGAACACATCACCACCAAAGAGATGGCCGAGTTCGTCCTGCAGGCAAGCGATAACGTCGCCGCCACCATCACCCCGCAGCACCTGCTCTACAACCGCAACGCGATGCTGGTCGGTGGCATCCGCCCCCACTTCTACTGCCTGCCAATCCTCAAACGCGAAATACACCGCGAGAAGCTGATCGAGGTCGCCACCTCCGGCAATCCAAAATTCTTCCTCGGCACCGACAGCGCCCCCCACGCCAAGGGCGCCAAAGAGTCGGCCTGCGGCTGCGCCGGCGTCTACTCCGCCCACGCCGCTATCGAGTTCTACGCCGAAGCATTTGACGCCGCCGGCGCCCTCGACAAACTCGAAGGCTTCGCCAGCCACTTCGGCGCAGACTTCTACGGCCTGCCGCGTAACAGCGATACGATCACATTGAAAAAAGAGAGCTGGGAGGTACCGGAGAGTTATCCATTTGGTGATGAGACCATCATCCCGCTACGGCCAAGGAGACGGTCAGCTGGAAAATGGCCTTATGAATCAGAAGAGTCAGCCAGAAACCCAGCGCCTTTCGACCGGGCAATAAAACATCGATTCGACTATTGTCGTAACATTCGCTAA
- a CDS encoding (2Fe-2S)-binding protein yields MDIINAITNGASSVEAVKSETYATMGSGCCTQQVERLIECLCPPEEE; encoded by the coding sequence ATAGACATTATCAACGCCATTACTAATGGGGCCTCATCCGTAGAAGCGGTGAAATCAGAGACCTACGCTACGATGGGAAGCGGCTGTTGCACTCAGCAGGTAGAGCGATTGATTGAGTGTCTCTGCCCACCGGAAGAGGAGTAG
- a CDS encoding TraB/GumN family protein, translating to MLKRSYSLLILLVSLTSLVHADPALYEKGLLWQVERPGETASFVFGTIHSEDPRVIELPIFVRQSFNHSQRLIMELVPDPQAIASIAGKFQLTGGKTLEPMFDAELYRQAMTIASNFGLPEIAAKRFKPWALATTISIPKPETGLFLDNRLYLMAQRDKKPVFGLESAEEQLNIFDKLSDEDQVTLLRDSVENHPQIAAELEKMLQVYVARDLGALWEIQELAKNDGDADLNERLAKRMVDDRNRLMVTRMTPYLEQGRSFVAVGALHLPGEVGILNLLKQQGYKVSRVY from the coding sequence GTGCTAAAACGATCATATTCCCTGCTAATTCTGCTGGTTAGCCTAACCAGTCTGGTTCATGCCGATCCGGCGCTGTATGAAAAGGGGCTGCTCTGGCAGGTGGAGCGACCAGGAGAGACGGCCAGCTTTGTGTTTGGCACCATCCACTCCGAAGATCCCCGGGTGATCGAGCTGCCGATCTTCGTTCGCCAAAGTTTCAACCACTCCCAACGCCTTATCATGGAACTGGTACCCGATCCGCAGGCGATCGCCAGCATCGCCGGAAAGTTTCAGCTAACCGGTGGTAAGACTCTTGAACCGATGTTTGATGCCGAGCTCTACCGCCAGGCCATGACGATTGCCAGCAACTTCGGTCTGCCGGAGATCGCCGCCAAACGCTTCAAGCCCTGGGCGCTTGCAACCACTATTAGTATCCCAAAGCCGGAGACGGGTTTGTTTCTCGATAATCGCCTCTATCTGATGGCGCAACGTGATAAGAAGCCCGTGTTCGGTCTCGAGAGCGCCGAGGAGCAGCTTAATATCTTCGACAAACTCTCCGATGAGGATCAGGTCACCCTGCTGCGAGATTCGGTTGAAAACCATCCACAGATCGCCGCTGAACTCGAGAAGATGCTCCAGGTCTACGTAGCACGTGATCTGGGTGCGCTCTGGGAAATTCAAGAATTGGCAAAAAATGACGGAGATGCCGATCTGAACGAGCGTCTTGCGAAGCGCATGGTCGATGATCGTAACCGGCTCATGGTCACCCGTATGACGCCCTATCTGGAACAGGGACGAAGCTTTGTTGCAGTGGGTGCGCTGCACCTGCCGGGTGAGGTGGGGATTCTGAATTTGCTTAAGCAGCAGGGGTACAAAGTGAGTCGGGTCTATTAA
- the rnt gene encoding ribonuclease T: MSEHANSSPISRRFRGFLPVIVDVETGGLNSATDALLEVAAVTVRMDLSGMLVPHETHSCHVKPFKDANLDPKSLALNGIDPYHPLRIAQDEKDALDHVFRPIRKQVKAHDCKRAILVGHNAAFDLAFINAAANRCNIKRNPFHLFSTFDTVSLAGLAYGQTVLARAAIEAGLLWESEKAHSAVYDAEQTAKLFCTIVNSWETHVRAPAEVAAMNG; the protein is encoded by the coding sequence ATGTCAGAACATGCCAACAGCTCACCGATATCACGCCGCTTTCGCGGCTTCCTGCCCGTTATTGTCGATGTAGAGACGGGCGGACTCAACTCTGCCACCGATGCTCTGCTCGAGGTAGCGGCGGTCACTGTTCGCATGGATCTCAGCGGTATGCTGGTCCCACACGAGACCCACAGTTGCCACGTCAAACCCTTCAAGGATGCCAATCTCGATCCTAAATCGCTGGCGCTCAACGGTATCGACCCCTACCATCCGCTGCGTATTGCCCAGGATGAGAAGGATGCGCTCGACCATGTCTTCCGGCCGATTCGCAAACAGGTAAAGGCTCACGACTGTAAACGGGCGATTCTGGTTGGCCATAACGCCGCCTTCGATCTCGCCTTTATCAATGCAGCAGCCAATCGCTGCAATATCAAACGCAATCCATTCCACCTCTTCAGCACCTTCGATACTGTTTCACTCGCTGGTCTCGCCTACGGCCAGACCGTTCTGGCGCGTGCAGCGATAGAGGCAGGACTGTTGTGGGAGTCGGAGAAGGCACACTCAGCGGTCTACGATGCGGAACAGACGGCCAAGCTCTTCTGCACCATCGTTAACAGCTGGGAGACCCACGTGCGTGCACCTGCTGAAGTCGCGGCGATGAACGGCTAG
- a CDS encoding HD domain-containing phosphohydrolase — MWRSEVVLEGAFLDQTKREALVFLLGIEHEIGKLDEPLNRKALQQVIDQTIQRDQLDLLNFSIYALYIFNADGQILAHSKPGKYPLKQIDGTKAAVFQQGEISLGEEVEYARDPVTGIEIPKADIIIPLHHNGKVIAAVEVEINLEATIKRIQQFDDRYERELVTVFAICFIILLLFLWWEIHRLLIHPIQSLGAVTEKIAAGELSSREEQLGRDELGDLGRSVNRMADSIEQLFTEQEEAYLQMLQSLAKALEAKDAYTATHSGRVSKFSVQLGRRLGLDKDELKLLKQGALMHDLGKIGIAEQILNKPAPLDDAEYEEMQRHPTLTANIMRPLKRFKEFAEIAAWHHERWDGNGYPDGLKGEQIPLLARIVAIADTWDAMTGDRVYRKGMTPEKALSIIESEFDSGQWDPELVRVFVAMMRGDLEARHEVEEDMFGESPA; from the coding sequence ATGTGGCGTTCAGAAGTGGTGCTCGAGGGTGCTTTTCTCGATCAGACCAAGCGTGAGGCGCTGGTCTTCCTGCTCGGTATTGAGCATGAGATTGGCAAGCTGGATGAACCGCTCAATCGCAAAGCGCTGCAGCAAGTCATTGACCAGACCATTCAGCGTGACCAGCTCGACCTGCTCAACTTCTCCATCTACGCGCTCTATATCTTCAACGCAGATGGCCAAATTCTGGCCCACTCCAAACCGGGAAAGTATCCGCTTAAACAGATAGACGGCACCAAGGCGGCCGTCTTTCAGCAGGGTGAAATTTCGCTGGGCGAGGAGGTGGAGTATGCACGCGATCCTGTAACCGGTATCGAAATTCCCAAGGCCGATATCATCATTCCACTGCACCATAACGGTAAAGTGATCGCTGCGGTTGAGGTGGAGATCAATCTCGAAGCGACGATCAAACGTATCCAGCAGTTCGATGATCGTTATGAGCGAGAGCTGGTTACGGTCTTTGCTATCTGTTTCATCATCCTGCTGCTCTTTCTCTGGTGGGAGATACACCGGCTTCTGATTCACCCGATTCAATCGCTGGGTGCCGTGACCGAGAAGATCGCTGCAGGTGAGCTGAGCAGTCGTGAAGAGCAGTTAGGGCGTGATGAGTTGGGTGATCTGGGGCGTTCGGTGAACCGTATGGCCGATAGCATCGAACAGCTCTTCACCGAGCAGGAAGAGGCCTATCTGCAGATGCTGCAGTCGCTTGCAAAGGCATTGGAGGCGAAAGATGCCTACACCGCTACCCATTCGGGGCGAGTCTCTAAATTCTCTGTGCAACTGGGGCGTCGCCTCGGATTGGATAAGGACGAGCTCAAACTGCTCAAACAGGGGGCGCTGATGCACGATCTGGGCAAGATCGGTATCGCCGAGCAGATCCTGAATAAACCGGCACCACTCGATGATGCAGAGTATGAAGAGATGCAGCGCCATCCCACCCTCACGGCCAATATCATGCGCCCTCTCAAGCGTTTCAAGGAGTTTGCCGAGATCGCCGCCTGGCACCACGAGCGTTGGGATGGCAACGGTTATCCCGATGGACTGAAGGGTGAGCAGATACCACTGTTGGCGAGAATCGTGGCGATTGCCGATACCTGGGATGCGATGACTGGTGATCGCGTCTACCGCAAGGGTATGACACCTGAGAAGGCGCTATCGATTATCGAGAGTGAGTTCGACTCAGGACAGTGGGACCCAGAGCTGGTGAGGGTCTTTGTCGCAATGATGCGTGGTGATCTGGAAGCGCGCCATGAGGTAGAAGAGGATATGTTCGGTGAATCACCCGCGTAA
- a CDS encoding cytochrome b/b6 domain-containing protein, translating into MDNEIKVWDPLVRIFHWTLVAAFVIAYVTEDELLTLHVWAGYYVAALLVFRVFWGLIGPRYARFKDFIYAPTTIIAYLKDMSGNRARRYLGHNPAAGAMVVALLLMLTGTTLTGLQLYAVEKGAGPLAQVEGFTLISTAHADDDEDEEEHEGDEGEGDEFWEELHETFANLTLMLVLLHIVGVVVSSLAHNENLPRAMVTGRKRSEE; encoded by the coding sequence ATGGATAACGAGATCAAGGTGTGGGACCCGCTGGTGCGAATCTTTCACTGGACACTAGTAGCGGCGTTTGTGATCGCCTACGTCACCGAGGATGAGCTGCTGACGTTACATGTATGGGCCGGTTACTACGTGGCTGCGTTACTGGTGTTTAGAGTGTTTTGGGGGTTAATCGGACCCAGATACGCACGATTCAAAGACTTTATCTACGCGCCCACTACCATCATCGCCTATCTCAAGGATATGAGTGGCAACCGTGCCAGGCGCTATCTCGGCCACAATCCGGCGGCCGGGGCGATGGTGGTCGCACTGCTGCTGATGCTCACGGGGACTACGCTCACTGGTCTGCAGCTCTATGCCGTGGAGAAGGGGGCAGGTCCTCTGGCTCAGGTTGAGGGATTCACTCTTATCTCAACGGCCCATGCCGATGATGACGAAGATGAAGAGGAGCATGAGGGGGACGAAGGTGAGGGGGATGAGTTCTGGGAGGAGCTACATGAAACATTTGCCAACCTGACGTTGATGCTGGTGCTGCTTCACATTGTCGGGGTAGTGGTGAGCAGCCTCGCCCACAATGAGAACCTGCCCCGAGCGATGGTGACCGGTCGCAAGCGAAGCGAAGAGTGA
- the grxD gene encoding Grx4 family monothiol glutaredoxin, which translates to MDVLERIKEQVEGNPIVVYMKGTPQLPSCGYSSRTAQAMQACGVEFAYVNVLADPEIFENLPRYANWPTFPQVYINGELVGGCDITLDLYEKGELKTMMEGAAAKKAS; encoded by the coding sequence ATGGACGTTTTGGAAAGAATTAAAGAGCAGGTTGAAGGTAACCCGATTGTTGTCTACATGAAGGGAACTCCACAGCTTCCATCCTGTGGTTACTCCAGCCGTACCGCACAGGCGATGCAGGCGTGTGGCGTCGAGTTTGCCTATGTGAATGTACTGGCCGATCCAGAGATCTTTGAGAATCTGCCACGCTACGCCAACTGGCCCACCTTCCCACAGGTCTACATCAACGGCGAGCTGGTCGGCGGCTGTGATATCACCCTCGATCTCTATGAGAAGGGTGAGCTGAAGACCATGATGGAGGGGGCTGCTGCCAAAAAGGCGAGCTAA
- a CDS encoding N-acetylglutaminylglutamine amidotransferase: MCGICGELRIDGSAPNLDAITRMNRALERRGPDHGGSYSDGPLAFGHRRLAIIDLSERANQPLIDNELGLALVFNGTIYNYRELRADLQAMGYHFFSDGDSEVIIKAYAAWGERCVERFAGMFAFAIWEMRAKRLFLARDRLGIKPLYYSEQQGCLRFASNTQALLASGGIDKSIDPVALHHQFTLHAVIPAPRTILNGIRKLSPATTLTIESNGRQQERTYWHLAAQRPEQEMSEDEWVEAVHDSLRQSVERRRLAADVPVGVLLSGGLDSSLLVGLMAESGVENLLTFSVGFEDQPEEKGSEFEYSDLVVERFNTHHHKYEIPNGEVLKRLPEAVSCMAEPMVGQDAVAFYLLSEKVSQEVKVVQSGQGADEVFGGYFWYPRMRDEIVGEPVDRFRRHYFDRDHDEFLESVTAAYRGEDYTAERVAGLLSRPMADSFIDQVLRMDVTTLIVDDPVKRVDNMTMAWGLEARVPFLDHDLVELAMAMPPEMRLKEGGKYPLKRIARGLIPDAVIDRPKGYFPVPALKFVRGEFLDFMRDILDSQACRERELFNRSYVERLLAEPETHHTRILGSKLWHMALLEFWLQTNVDENFREKPLKAELFPHIELGRLSRLRSFERSVVVSSINEFNEVL; this comes from the coding sequence ATGTGTGGTATCTGTGGTGAATTAAGAATCGATGGCAGCGCACCGAATCTGGATGCGATTACGCGCATGAATCGCGCCCTTGAGCGGCGTGGTCCCGATCATGGTGGTAGCTACTCGGACGGCCCGCTCGCCTTTGGTCATCGGCGTCTGGCAATTATCGATCTCTCCGAGCGTGCCAACCAGCCACTGATCGACAATGAGCTGGGGCTGGCGCTGGTCTTTAATGGCACCATCTATAACTATCGCGAACTGCGTGCCGATCTGCAGGCGATGGGTTATCACTTCTTTAGCGATGGTGACTCCGAGGTGATCATCAAGGCCTATGCTGCCTGGGGTGAACGTTGTGTTGAACGCTTCGCCGGTATGTTCGCCTTTGCCATCTGGGAGATGCGGGCTAAACGGCTCTTTCTAGCCCGTGACCGGCTCGGCATCAAACCGCTCTACTACAGCGAGCAACAGGGGTGTCTGCGCTTCGCCTCCAATACCCAGGCGCTGCTGGCATCGGGCGGTATCGATAAGTCGATCGATCCGGTGGCACTTCACCACCAGTTCACCCTGCATGCGGTTATCCCAGCTCCGCGCACCATCCTCAACGGTATTCGGAAACTGTCGCCCGCCACTACCCTGACTATTGAATCCAACGGCAGGCAGCAGGAGCGGACCTACTGGCATCTCGCCGCACAGCGCCCCGAACAGGAAATGAGCGAAGATGAGTGGGTCGAGGCGGTGCACGACTCACTGCGCCAGTCGGTCGAGCGTCGTCGCCTTGCGGCCGATGTACCGGTCGGTGTGCTGCTCTCGGGTGGTCTCGATTCCTCACTGCTGGTCGGCCTGATGGCCGAGAGCGGAGTGGAGAATCTGCTCACCTTCTCGGTCGGTTTCGAGGATCAGCCTGAGGAGAAGGGGAGTGAATTCGAGTACTCCGATCTGGTAGTTGAGCGTTTCAATACGCACCACCATAAGTATGAGATTCCCAATGGCGAAGTGCTAAAACGCCTGCCCGAGGCGGTCAGTTGCATGGCCGAGCCGATGGTGGGCCAAGATGCAGTCGCCTTCTACCTGCTCTCGGAGAAGGTCTCGCAAGAGGTAAAGGTGGTGCAGAGTGGGCAGGGGGCCGATGAGGTCTTCGGCGGCTACTTCTGGTACCCCCGCATGCGCGATGAGATCGTCGGTGAGCCGGTCGATCGTTTCCGCCGCCACTACTTCGATCGTGACCACGATGAGTTTCTCGAGAGTGTTACCGCCGCCTATCGTGGCGAGGACTACACCGCCGAGCGGGTTGCTGGGCTGCTCTCCCGCCCGATGGCCGACTCCTTCATCGATCAGGTGCTGCGTATGGATGTCACCACCCTGATCGTCGATGATCCGGTCAAACGGGTCGACAATATGACCATGGCGTGGGGGCTGGAGGCGCGGGTACCATTCCTCGATCACGATCTGGTTGAGCTGGCGATGGCGATGCCGCCCGAGATGCGACTCAAGGAGGGGGGCAAGTACCCGCTCAAGCGTATTGCTCGAGGTCTGATCCCCGATGCGGTGATCGACCGTCCCAAGGGCTACTTCCCAGTACCGGCACTGAAGTTTGTACGCGGTGAATTCCTCGACTTCATGCGCGATATTCTCGACTCGCAGGCCTGTCGCGAGCGTGAGCTATTCAATCGTAGCTATGTCGAGCGACTGCTGGCCGAGCCGGAGACGCACCACACTCGCATTCTCGGCAGCAAGCTGTGGCATATGGCGCTGCTGGAGTTCTGGCTGCAGACCAATGTCGATGAAAATTTTCGTGAAAAACCCTTGAAAGCCGAACTTTTTCCCCATATAGAGCTGGGTAGACTGTCTCGACTGCGATCGTTTGAACGATCAGTTGTGGTGAGCAGCATTAACGAATTCAATGAGGTGTTGTAA
- a CDS encoding BON domain-containing protein, with amino-acid sequence MKRAAVVVLSVLLLSGCASSMVTGNASGGYGSSDGRSRTQVTSDATITSRVNSKLINDAVVGRSDIDVATRHGVVTLSGRVSNSSARARAVDLARSVTGVKQVVSNLYLR; translated from the coding sequence ATGAAGAGAGCGGCTGTGGTGGTGTTAAGTGTTCTACTGCTATCGGGATGTGCCTCATCGATGGTGACCGGTAACGCCAGTGGCGGTTACGGCAGTAGTGATGGTCGCAGCCGCACCCAGGTCACCAGTGATGCAACCATCACCTCACGGGTCAATTCAAAACTCATTAATGATGCCGTGGTTGGTCGTAGTGATATCGATGTCGCCACTCGTCACGGTGTGGTAACCCTCTCAGGAAGAGTTTCAAACAGTTCGGCGCGCGCCCGTGCAGTAGATCTGGCAAGGTCTGTCACTGGTGTGAAACAGGTCGTCTCCAATCTCTATCTGCGCTGA
- a CDS encoding hydantoinase B/oxoprolinase family protein translates to MNPIELSLFSSRIDAICEEMGAVLRRSALSPNIRDRLDFSCALFDASGELCAQAAHIPVHLGSMAYAMRDLVERIEWQHGDMVILNDPFLGGTHLPDVTLIAPLFLDGELIAFVANRAHHADIGASTPGSMPISSHLDEEGIVIPPSNLFRRCELDRSLMDEITIQTRNPRDSEGDLTAQISANRAGLQRLERLVESLGSSAFSSALVELNDYAQRLVEQVLVELPDGTYRFSDVMDDDGQDNFDLKIAVTLQVAGSHVHLNFSDSAAQVEGNINCPLSVAAAAVYYAFRCLMPPQTPACAGAFRAITLEAPEGSLLNARRPAAVAAGNVETSTRVVDVVLGALALAIPDRIPAASHGTMNNLAMGSDSPGAAWDYYETIGGGMGAGRNGGGLSGVQTHMTNTLNTPIEVLEMRYPLQVTRHGLRENSAGSGLRPGGEGLVREYRFLAPASATLLTERRRHRPWGIAGGDDGAVGENRLNGEALPSKVTVEVKAGDLLEIKTPGGGGYGGPS, encoded by the coding sequence ATGAATCCTATTGAATTGAGTCTCTTCTCCAGTCGTATCGATGCGATCTGCGAGGAGATGGGGGCGGTACTGCGTCGTAGCGCCTTATCACCCAATATTCGCGACCGGCTCGACTTCTCCTGTGCGCTGTTCGATGCGAGCGGTGAGCTTTGCGCCCAGGCGGCCCACATTCCGGTCCATCTCGGCAGCATGGCCTATGCGATGCGCGATCTGGTCGAGCGTATCGAGTGGCAGCACGGCGATATGGTGATTCTCAACGATCCTTTTCTCGGTGGCACTCACCTGCCCGATGTAACCCTGATCGCACCGCTCTTTCTTGATGGCGAGCTGATCGCCTTTGTCGCCAACCGTGCCCACCACGCCGATATCGGTGCCTCAACACCCGGCTCGATGCCGATCTCCAGCCACCTCGATGAGGAGGGAATAGTGATACCGCCCTCCAACCTGTTCCGTCGCTGTGAGCTCGACCGTTCATTGATGGATGAGATCACTATCCAGACACGCAACCCGCGTGACTCAGAGGGCGACCTGACCGCGCAGATCAGCGCCAATCGCGCTGGACTGCAACGGTTGGAACGATTGGTCGAGTCACTCGGTAGTAGCGCCTTCTCGAGTGCGCTGGTGGAGCTGAACGACTATGCGCAGCGGCTGGTTGAACAGGTGCTAGTCGAGCTGCCCGATGGTACCTATCGATTTAGTGATGTGATGGATGATGATGGGCAGGACAATTTCGACCTGAAAATAGCCGTGACGCTGCAGGTCGCAGGCAGCCATGTTCATCTCAATTTCAGTGACAGTGCCGCGCAGGTCGAGGGCAACATCAACTGCCCGCTCTCGGTAGCCGCCGCTGCGGTCTACTACGCCTTTCGTTGTCTGATGCCACCTCAGACACCCGCCTGCGCTGGTGCGTTTCGCGCCATTACCCTTGAAGCACCTGAGGGGAGCCTGCTTAATGCCAGGCGCCCAGCGGCGGTGGCGGCCGGTAATGTCGAGACCAGTACCCGTGTGGTCGATGTGGTGCTCGGTGCCCTGGCGCTGGCGATCCCCGACCGGATTCCCGCCGCTAGCCACGGCACCATGAACAACCTGGCGATGGGTTCCGATAGCCCCGGTGCGGCCTGGGACTATTACGAGACGATCGGTGGCGGTATGGGGGCGGGTCGCAATGGTGGTGGCCTCAGTGGCGTACAGACCCATATGACCAATACCCTTAATACACCGATTGAAGTGCTGGAGATGCGCTATCCGCTGCAGGTGACTCGCCATGGGCTACGTGAGAATTCGGCCGGCTCTGGTCTGCGACCGGGAGGCGAGGGATTGGTGCGTGAGTATCGGTTCCTCGCACCCGCCAGCGCGACCCTGCTGACCGAACGTCGCCGCCACCGTCCCTGGGGTATTGCAGGTGGCGATGATGGTGCCGTCGGTGAAAACCGACTCAATGGAGAAGCGTTGCCGAGCAAGGTGACGGTGGAGGTTAAGGCTGGAGATCTCCTTGAGATCAAGACACCCGGTGGTGGCGGTTATGGTGGACCGAGCTAA
- a CDS encoding urate hydroxylase PuuD, translated as MNPLNSITGTIVAGFVLSLIVMFGLGTTGAVNPWEFWVWMHVLAGIAWVGLLYYFNFIQVPAVGAALADADPGPAAINKYVAPRALLWFRWAAVATWVTGAMVLEAMHTMDGSGVVAAFTLQTGFATIGVGAWLGTIMMLNVWGLIWPNQKKILGLDGKEHSAEEIASAKKIALMASRTNTLLSIPMLMCMTGHAHGLPF; from the coding sequence ATGAACCCGCTTAATTCTATCACCGGCACCATCGTCGCCGGCTTTGTCCTCTCACTCATCGTGATGTTTGGTCTGGGCACCACCGGTGCAGTTAACCCCTGGGAGTTCTGGGTCTGGATGCACGTCCTGGCCGGTATCGCCTGGGTCGGTCTGCTCTACTACTTCAACTTTATTCAGGTTCCCGCCGTTGGCGCCGCTCTGGCCGATGCCGATCCGGGTCCAGCAGCTATCAATAAATATGTAGCACCTCGCGCCCTGCTCTGGTTCCGCTGGGCCGCTGTCGCCACCTGGGTCACCGGTGCGATGGTCCTTGAAGCGATGCATACCATGGATGGATCAGGTGTAGTCGCGGCCTTCACTCTGCAGACCGGCTTTGCCACCATCGGCGTCGGCGCATGGCTCGGCACCATCATGATGCTCAACGTCTGGGGACTGATCTGGCCGAACCAGAAGAAGATCCTAGGTCTTGATGGCAAGGAACACAGTGCAGAAGAGATCGCCAGCGCGAAGAAGATCGCCCTGATGGCATCACGCACCAATACCCTGCTCTCAATCCCAATGTTGATGTGCATGACTGGTCACGCGCACGGTCTGCCTTTCTAA